Proteins co-encoded in one Prunus persica cultivar Lovell chromosome G6, Prunus_persica_NCBIv2, whole genome shotgun sequence genomic window:
- the LOC109946249 gene encoding putative pentatricopeptide repeat-containing protein At1g12700, mitochondrial yields MRKMMMRNIAASSSSYCSSRRWRGMPCLHSNSTVVVFANDYFAFLHSQPSKPIKSTRTQLEQPVRNSSEITTVEDAFNVFDRMLQMRPPPSVVRFTQILGQVAKLKHYSAVISLYNQMGVSGIGPNVYTLNILINCYCHLNQMGFSLSVLGNFFKLGLEPDVFTFTTLINGFLLDNRVAEAATLLHKMMRGGNCQPNVVTYGTLVKGFCMKGNNSA; encoded by the coding sequence ATGCGGAAGATGATGATGCGGAATAtagctgcttcttcttcttcttattgcAGCAGCAGGAGATGGAGAGGTATGCCTTGTCTTCACTCTAACTCCACTGTTGTTGTTTTCGCCAACGATTACTTTGCTTTCCTTCACTCTCAACCTTCTAAACCAATCAAATCTACAAGAACCCAACTAGAGCAGCCAGTGAGAAACTCATCGGAAATCACAACTGTTGAGGATGCTTTCAATGTGTTTGATAGAATGCTTCAAATGCGTCCTCCGCCTTCAGTTGTTCGTTTCACTCAAATATTGGGTCAAGTTGCGAAATTGAAACATTATTCGGCCGTCATCTCCTTGTATAACCAAATGGGTGTGTCGGGAATTGGACCTAATGTTTATACTCTAAACATTCTCATAAATTGTTATTGTCATCTAAACCAAATGGGGTTTAGTTTATCTGTATTGGGAAATTTCTTCAAACTTGGTCTTGAACCAGATGTCTTTACCTTCACCACTCTAATCAACGGCTTTCTTCTTGACAATAGAGTGGCGGAGGCGGCAACCCTTCTCCACAAGATGATGAGGGGAGGTAATTGTCAGCCTAATGTGGTTACTTATGGCACACTAGTAAAGGGCTTTTGCATGAAAGGTAACAATAGTGCCTAG
- the LOC18772067 gene encoding DNA repair protein RAD51 homolog 2 isoform X1 — protein sequence MANKLINQMGLPKSIANVFAARNITTAKEALSLTEFELMEVLDVSLADVTSAIARISEITCPPYQTALTLMEQRVQKEHMGGHLPTRLKGLDNALCGGIPFGVLTELVGPAGIGKTQLCLKLALLASLPTAYGGLGGRVIYIDVESKFSSKRMIEMGSKSFPDMFYTKGMAQEMAGRILVLQPASLSEFTESLQQLKISLLQNQVKLLIIDSMAALISGEYGQGTARQHLLGWHISFIKSLAEFSRIPVVVTNQVRSQTRDEACQYSFQGQSREKAVEDHTGYDSHLVAALGIHWAHAVTIRLVLDSKSGKRFIKLAKSPISPPLAFPYNITSSGITLLDDDGIELTGPEINSIHCQGHSDIINFDGERFQ from the exons ATGGCGAACAAGCTCATCAACCAGATGGGCCTCCCCAAATCCATCGCTAACGTTTTCGCAGCTCGTAACATCACCACCGCCAAG GAAGCTTTGTCTTTAACCGAATTCGAGTTAATGGAGGTGTTAGATGTGAGTTTAGCAGATGTCACGTCTGCAATAGCTCGTATCAGCGAAATTACATGTCCACCCTATCAAACT GCGTTAACTCTAATGGAGCAAAGGGTTCAGAAGGAGCACATGGGTGGCCACCTCCCCACCCGCCTCAAAGGACTAGACAATGCCTTATGTGGTGGGATTCCATTTGGGGTTTTAACTGAGCTGGTTGGTCCTGCTGGCATTGGCAAaactcag CTTTGCCTGAAGCTCGCATTGTTGGCCTCGTTGCCGACAGCTTATGGAGGTTTAGGTGGTCGTGTAATATACATTGATGTAGAATCTAAATTCAGTTCAAAAAG GATGATAGAAATGGGATCGAAGAGTTTTCCAGATATGTTTTACACGAAAGGAATGGCCCAAGAG ATGGCAGGTAGGATCCTTGTTTTGCAGCCGGCATCACTTTCTGAATTCACTGAGAG TTTGCAACAACTCAAGATTTCACTTCTTCAAAACCAAGTGAAGTTGCTAATCATCGATAGCATGGCTGCTCTTATTTCGGG ggaatATGGACAGGGAACTGCCAGGCAGCATTTATTGGGTTGGCATATTTCCTTTATTAA GTCGCTTGCTGAATTTTCACGAATCCCTGTTGTTGTTACAAACCAAGTGAGGTCTCAAACTCGTGATGAAGCCTGCCAGTATTCTTTTCAAG GGCAGAGCAGGGAAAAAGCAGTGGAGGATCATACAGGATACGATTCTCATCTTGTTGCTGCTTTGGGGATTCACTGGGCTCATGCTGTGACCATACGTCTAGTGCTGGATTCTAAATCTG GGAAGAGGTTCATCAAGCTGGCAAAGTCGCCCATATCACCACCTCTGGCCTTCCCTTATAACATAACATCATCTGGAATCACATTGCTTGATGATGATGGAATAGAACTGACAGGACCAGAGATAAACTCAATTCATTGTCAAG GACACAGTgacataattaattttgatgggGAAAGATTTCAGTGA
- the LOC18772067 gene encoding DNA repair protein RAD51 homolog 2 isoform X3: MANKLINQMGLPKSIANVFAARNITTAKEALSLTEFELMEVLDVSLADVTSAIARISEITCPPYQTALTLMEQRVQKEHMGGHLPTRLKGLDNALCGGIPFGVLTELVGPAGIGKTQLCLKLALLASLPTAYGGLGGRVIYIDVESKFSSKRMIEMGSKSFPDMFYTKGMAQEMAGRILVLQPASLSEFTESLQQLKISLLQNQVKLLIIDSMAALISGEYGQGTARQHLLGWHISFIKSLAEFSRIPVVVTNQVRSQTRDEACQYSFQGQSREKAVEDHTGYDSHLVAALGIHWAHAVTIRLVLDSKSGLPNICFSLKMIKLS, encoded by the exons ATGGCGAACAAGCTCATCAACCAGATGGGCCTCCCCAAATCCATCGCTAACGTTTTCGCAGCTCGTAACATCACCACCGCCAAG GAAGCTTTGTCTTTAACCGAATTCGAGTTAATGGAGGTGTTAGATGTGAGTTTAGCAGATGTCACGTCTGCAATAGCTCGTATCAGCGAAATTACATGTCCACCCTATCAAACT GCGTTAACTCTAATGGAGCAAAGGGTTCAGAAGGAGCACATGGGTGGCCACCTCCCCACCCGCCTCAAAGGACTAGACAATGCCTTATGTGGTGGGATTCCATTTGGGGTTTTAACTGAGCTGGTTGGTCCTGCTGGCATTGGCAAaactcag CTTTGCCTGAAGCTCGCATTGTTGGCCTCGTTGCCGACAGCTTATGGAGGTTTAGGTGGTCGTGTAATATACATTGATGTAGAATCTAAATTCAGTTCAAAAAG GATGATAGAAATGGGATCGAAGAGTTTTCCAGATATGTTTTACACGAAAGGAATGGCCCAAGAG ATGGCAGGTAGGATCCTTGTTTTGCAGCCGGCATCACTTTCTGAATTCACTGAGAG TTTGCAACAACTCAAGATTTCACTTCTTCAAAACCAAGTGAAGTTGCTAATCATCGATAGCATGGCTGCTCTTATTTCGGG ggaatATGGACAGGGAACTGCCAGGCAGCATTTATTGGGTTGGCATATTTCCTTTATTAA GTCGCTTGCTGAATTTTCACGAATCCCTGTTGTTGTTACAAACCAAGTGAGGTCTCAAACTCGTGATGAAGCCTGCCAGTATTCTTTTCAAG GGCAGAGCAGGGAAAAAGCAGTGGAGGATCATACAGGATACGATTCTCATCTTGTTGCTGCTTTGGGGATTCACTGGGCTCATGCTGTGACCATACGTCTAGTGCTGGATTCTAAATCTGGTTTGCCCAATATATGCTTTAGCTTGAAAATGATTAAACTGTCATGA
- the LOC18772067 gene encoding DNA repair protein RAD51 homolog 2 isoform X4 yields the protein MEQRVQKEHMGGHLPTRLKGLDNALCGGIPFGVLTELVGPAGIGKTQLCLKLALLASLPTAYGGLGGRVIYIDVESKFSSKRMIEMGSKSFPDMFYTKGMAQEMAGRILVLQPASLSEFTESLQQLKISLLQNQVKLLIIDSMAALISGEYGQGTARQHLLGWHISFIKSLAEFSRIPVVVTNQVRSQTRDEACQYSFQGQSREKAVEDHTGYDSHLVAALGIHWAHAVTIRLVLDSKSGKRFIKLAKSPISPPLAFPYNITSSGITLLDDDGIELTGPEINSIHCQGHSDIINFDGERFQ from the exons ATGGAGCAAAGGGTTCAGAAGGAGCACATGGGTGGCCACCTCCCCACCCGCCTCAAAGGACTAGACAATGCCTTATGTGGTGGGATTCCATTTGGGGTTTTAACTGAGCTGGTTGGTCCTGCTGGCATTGGCAAaactcag CTTTGCCTGAAGCTCGCATTGTTGGCCTCGTTGCCGACAGCTTATGGAGGTTTAGGTGGTCGTGTAATATACATTGATGTAGAATCTAAATTCAGTTCAAAAAG GATGATAGAAATGGGATCGAAGAGTTTTCCAGATATGTTTTACACGAAAGGAATGGCCCAAGAG ATGGCAGGTAGGATCCTTGTTTTGCAGCCGGCATCACTTTCTGAATTCACTGAGAG TTTGCAACAACTCAAGATTTCACTTCTTCAAAACCAAGTGAAGTTGCTAATCATCGATAGCATGGCTGCTCTTATTTCGGG ggaatATGGACAGGGAACTGCCAGGCAGCATTTATTGGGTTGGCATATTTCCTTTATTAA GTCGCTTGCTGAATTTTCACGAATCCCTGTTGTTGTTACAAACCAAGTGAGGTCTCAAACTCGTGATGAAGCCTGCCAGTATTCTTTTCAAG GGCAGAGCAGGGAAAAAGCAGTGGAGGATCATACAGGATACGATTCTCATCTTGTTGCTGCTTTGGGGATTCACTGGGCTCATGCTGTGACCATACGTCTAGTGCTGGATTCTAAATCTG GGAAGAGGTTCATCAAGCTGGCAAAGTCGCCCATATCACCACCTCTGGCCTTCCCTTATAACATAACATCATCTGGAATCACATTGCTTGATGATGATGGAATAGAACTGACAGGACCAGAGATAAACTCAATTCATTGTCAAG GACACAGTgacataattaattttgatgggGAAAGATTTCAGTGA
- the LOC18773141 gene encoding putative pentatricopeptide repeat-containing protein At1g12700, mitochondrial isoform X2 → MLRMMMRNIAASSSSYCSSRRWRGMPCLHSNSTVVFANDYFAFLHCQPSKSIKSTRTQLEQPVRNSPKITTVEDAFNVFDRMLQMRPPPSVVRFNQILGQVAKLKHYSAVISLYYQMDVSGIGPDVYTLNILINCCCHLNKMGFSLSVLGKFFKVGLEPNVITFNILFNGFLLENSEAEAAGIFNKMIAGGNCQPSVITYGTLVKGFCMKGNNSAAIQLLRKMEEGACKPDLVVYNTIIDSLCKDTLVDDALNLFSEMMCKGFAPNVITYTSLIHGVCKLGEWKEATRLLNEMVSKNIFPNVFTFSVLVDTICKEGMVVEAEGVVEMMIQRGIEPDTVTYSSLMDGYCLRGEMDKAQQVFELMLSKGSMVNVVSYNTLINGYCKHKKIDEAMMLFLDMSHKGLVPNTITYNTLLHGFCKTGRIQDAQKLFYEMQACGQLPDVQTYYILLDGLCENRQLSRAMQLFGEMEAKKLDIDIVIYSILIKGLCIAGKLESARDLFCGLSSKGLQPSVWTYNIMINGLCIGGLTSEAEKLLVEMEGKGCSPDGCTYNTIIRGLISNKETSRAMVLIQQMVEKGLSADASTMELIVQLLSKDEVDPALLPLIKESL, encoded by the coding sequence ATGCTGAGGATGATGATGCGGAATAtagctgcttcttcttcttcttattgcAGCAGCAGGAGATGGAGAGGTATGCCTTGTCTTCACTCTAACTCCACTGTTGTTTTCGCCAACGATTACTTTGCTTTCCTTCACTGTCAACCTTCTAAATCAATCAAATCTACAAGAACCCAACTAGAGCAGCCAGTGAGAAACTCACCCAAAATCACAACTGTTGAGGATGCTTTCAATGTGTTTGATAGAATGCTTCAAATGCGTCCTCCGCCTTCAGTTGTTCGTTTCAATCAAATATTGGGTCAAGTTGCGAAATTGAAACATTATTCGGCCGTCATCTCCTTGTATTACCAAATGGATGTGTCGGGAATTGGACCTGATGTTTATACTCTAAACATTCTCATAAATTGTTGTTGTCATCTAAACAAAATGGGGTTTAGTTTATCTGTATTGGGAAAATTCTTCAAAGTTGGTCTTGAACCAAATGTCATTACTTTCAACATTCTGTTCAACGGCTTTCTTCTTGAGAATAGCGAGGCGGAGGCGGCAggaattttcaacaaaatgatTGCGGGAGGTAATTGTCAGCCTAGTGTGATTACTTATGGCACACTAGTAAAGGGCTTTTGCATGAAAGGTAACAATAGTGCTGCCATTCAGTTGCTTAGGAAGATGGAGGAAGGAGCTTGCAAGCCTGACCTAGTTGTCTATAACACAATCATCGACAGTCTTTGTAAGGATACACTAGTTGATGATGCATTAAACCTCTTCTCTGAAATGATGTGCAAGGGTTTTGCCCCAAATGTCATTACCTATACATCCTTGATTCATGGAGTTTGCAAATTAGGCGAGTGGAAAGAAGCTACAAGGTTGTTGAATGAAATGGTGAGTAAAAATATCTTTCCAAATGTGTTCACATTCAGCGTCTTGGTAGACACAATTTGTAAGGAGGGGATGGTCGTGGAAGCAGAAGGTGTGGTTGAAATGATGATTCAAAGAGGTATTGAACCTGATACGGTTACATACAGTTCACTCATGGATGGTTACTGTTTGCGAGGAGAAATGGACAAGGCACAACAAGTTTTCGAGCTAATGCTTAGCAAGGGCTCGATGGTTAATGTTGTTAGTTACAACACATTGATAAATGGATATTGTaagcataaaaaaatagatgagGCCATGATGCTTTTTCTGGATATGTCTCATAAGGGACTGGTTCCAAATACCATTACTTATAACACTCTTCTGCACGGCTTTTGCAAAACAGGCAGAATACAGGACGCACAAAAGTTGTTCTACGAGATGCAAGCTTGTGGCCAACTTCCAGATGTTCAaacttattatattttactGGATGGCCTGTGTGAAAACCGACAACTTTCTAGGGCAATGCAATTGTTTGGAGAGATGGAAGCGAAGAAGTTGgatattgatattgtgatTTACAGTATTCTTATTAAAGGTTTGTGCATAGCTGGAAAACTTGAATCTGCAAGGGATCTCTTTTGTGGTTTATCATCAAAAGGACTTCAACCTAGTGTCTGGACATACAATATAATGATTAATGGACTCTGTATCGGGGGCCTAACAAGTGAAGCGGAAAAGTTGCTGGTTGAAATGGAAGGGAAAGGCTGTTCTCCAGATGGTTGCACATATAACACAATTATCAGAGGGCTTATCAGTAACAAAGAGACATCAAGGGCGATGGTACTTATTCAAcaaatggtggagaagggtTTATCTGCAGATGCATCAACAATGGAGTTGATAGTTCAATTACTGTCGAAAGATGAAGTGGATCCTGCTTTGTTGCCGTTGATCAAAGAATCACTGTGA
- the LOC18775370 gene encoding putative pentatricopeptide repeat-containing protein At1g12700, mitochondrial: protein MMCKGIAPDVITYNSLMNGVCKLGEWKEAARLLNEMVSKNIFPNVLTFNVLVDTLCKEGMIVEAEGVVEMMIKRDIDPDTVTYTTLMDGYCLRGEMGKAQEVFELMLSKGLVVNVVSYNILINGYCKNKKIDEAMMLFLDMSHKGLVPSTVTYSTLLDGFCKTGRIQDAQNLFSKMQACGQLPDAQTYSILLDGLCKNRQLSRAMQLFGEMEAKKLDIDIVIYSILIEGLCIAGKIESARDLFCGLSSKGLQPDVRTYTIMINGLCIGGLTSEAEKLLVEMEGKGCSPNGCTYNTIIRGLISNKETSRAMVLIQQMVEKGLSADASTTELIVQLLSKDEVDLTLLPLIKESL from the coding sequence ATGATGTGCAAGGGTATTGCCCCAGATGTCATTACCTATAACTCTTTGATGAATGGAGTTTGCAAATTAGGCGAGTGGAAAGAAGCTGCAAGGTTGTTGAATGAAATGGTGAGTAAAAATATCTTTCCAAATGTGTTAACGTTCAACGTCTTGGTAGACACACTTTGTAAGGAGGGGATGATCGTGGAAGCAGAAGGCGTGGTTGAAATGATGATTAAGAGAGATATTGATCCTGATACGGTTACATACACTACACTCATGGATGGTTACTGTTTGCGAGGAGAAATGGGCAAGGCACAAGAAGTTTTCGAACTAATGCTTAGCAAGGGCTTGGTGGTTAATGTTGTTAGTTACAACATATTGATAAATGGATATTGTAAGAATAAAAAGATTGATGAGGCCATGATGCTTTTTCTGGATATGTCTCATAAGGGACTGGTTCCAAGTACCGTTACTTATAGCACTCTTCTGGACGGCTTTTGCAAAACGGGCAGAATACAGGACGCACAAAATTTGTTCTCTAAGATGCAAGCTTGTGGCCAACTTCCTGATGCTCAAACTTATTCTATTTTACTGGATGGCCTGTGTAAAAACCGACAACTTTCTCGGGCAATGCAATTGTTTGGAGAGATGGAAGCAAAGAAGTTGgatattgatattgtgatTTATAGTATTCTTATTGAAGGTTTGTGCATAGCTGGAAAAATTGAATCTGCAAGGGATCTCTTTTGTGGTTTATCATCAAAAGGACTTCAACCTGATGTGAGGACATACACTATAATGATTAATGGACTCTGTATCGGGGGCCTAACAAGTGAAGCGGAAAAGTTGCTGGTTGAAATGGAAGGGAAAGGCTGTTCTCCAAATGGTTGCACATATAACACAATCATCAGAGGGCTTATCAGTAACAAAGAGACATCAAGGGCGATGGTACTTATTCAAcaaatggtggagaagggtTTATCTGCAGATGCATCAACAACGGAGTTGATAGTTCAATTACTGTCCAAAGATGAAGTGGATCTTACTTTGTTGCCGTTGATAAAAGAATCACTGTGA
- the LOC18772067 gene encoding DNA repair protein RAD51 homolog 2 isoform X2, translating to MANKLINQMGLPKSIANVFAARNITTAKEALSLTEFELMEVLDVSLADVTSAIARISEITCPPYQTALTLMEQRVQKEHMGGHLPTRLKGLDNALCGGIPFGVLTELVGPAGIGKTQLCLKLALLASLPTAYGGLGGRVIYIDVESKFSSKRNGIEEFSRYVLHERNGPRDGSLQQLKISLLQNQVKLLIIDSMAALISGEYGQGTARQHLLGWHISFIKSLAEFSRIPVVVTNQVRSQTRDEACQYSFQGQSREKAVEDHTGYDSHLVAALGIHWAHAVTIRLVLDSKSGKRFIKLAKSPISPPLAFPYNITSSGITLLDDDGIELTGPEINSIHCQGHSDIINFDGERFQ from the exons ATGGCGAACAAGCTCATCAACCAGATGGGCCTCCCCAAATCCATCGCTAACGTTTTCGCAGCTCGTAACATCACCACCGCCAAG GAAGCTTTGTCTTTAACCGAATTCGAGTTAATGGAGGTGTTAGATGTGAGTTTAGCAGATGTCACGTCTGCAATAGCTCGTATCAGCGAAATTACATGTCCACCCTATCAAACT GCGTTAACTCTAATGGAGCAAAGGGTTCAGAAGGAGCACATGGGTGGCCACCTCCCCACCCGCCTCAAAGGACTAGACAATGCCTTATGTGGTGGGATTCCATTTGGGGTTTTAACTGAGCTGGTTGGTCCTGCTGGCATTGGCAAaactcag CTTTGCCTGAAGCTCGCATTGTTGGCCTCGTTGCCGACAGCTTATGGAGGTTTAGGTGGTCGTGTAATATACATTGATGTAGAATCTAAATTCAGTTCAAAAAG AAATGGGATCGAAGAGTTTTCCAGATATGTTTTACACGAAAGGAATGGCCCAAGAG ATGGCAG TTTGCAACAACTCAAGATTTCACTTCTTCAAAACCAAGTGAAGTTGCTAATCATCGATAGCATGGCTGCTCTTATTTCGGG ggaatATGGACAGGGAACTGCCAGGCAGCATTTATTGGGTTGGCATATTTCCTTTATTAA GTCGCTTGCTGAATTTTCACGAATCCCTGTTGTTGTTACAAACCAAGTGAGGTCTCAAACTCGTGATGAAGCCTGCCAGTATTCTTTTCAAG GGCAGAGCAGGGAAAAAGCAGTGGAGGATCATACAGGATACGATTCTCATCTTGTTGCTGCTTTGGGGATTCACTGGGCTCATGCTGTGACCATACGTCTAGTGCTGGATTCTAAATCTG GGAAGAGGTTCATCAAGCTGGCAAAGTCGCCCATATCACCACCTCTGGCCTTCCCTTATAACATAACATCATCTGGAATCACATTGCTTGATGATGATGGAATAGAACTGACAGGACCAGAGATAAACTCAATTCATTGTCAAG GACACAGTgacataattaattttgatgggGAAAGATTTCAGTGA
- the LOC18773141 gene encoding putative pentatricopeptide repeat-containing protein At1g12700, mitochondrial isoform X1 produces MLVLHIFLLSVSAIIREMLRMMMRNIAASSSSYCSSRRWRGMPCLHSNSTVVFANDYFAFLHCQPSKSIKSTRTQLEQPVRNSPKITTVEDAFNVFDRMLQMRPPPSVVRFNQILGQVAKLKHYSAVISLYYQMDVSGIGPDVYTLNILINCCCHLNKMGFSLSVLGKFFKVGLEPNVITFNILFNGFLLENSEAEAAGIFNKMIAGGNCQPSVITYGTLVKGFCMKGNNSAAIQLLRKMEEGACKPDLVVYNTIIDSLCKDTLVDDALNLFSEMMCKGFAPNVITYTSLIHGVCKLGEWKEATRLLNEMVSKNIFPNVFTFSVLVDTICKEGMVVEAEGVVEMMIQRGIEPDTVTYSSLMDGYCLRGEMDKAQQVFELMLSKGSMVNVVSYNTLINGYCKHKKIDEAMMLFLDMSHKGLVPNTITYNTLLHGFCKTGRIQDAQKLFYEMQACGQLPDVQTYYILLDGLCENRQLSRAMQLFGEMEAKKLDIDIVIYSILIKGLCIAGKLESARDLFCGLSSKGLQPSVWTYNIMINGLCIGGLTSEAEKLLVEMEGKGCSPDGCTYNTIIRGLISNKETSRAMVLIQQMVEKGLSADASTMELIVQLLSKDEVDPALLPLIKESL; encoded by the exons AT GCTAGTTTTGCACATTTTCTTACTCAGTGTCAGTGCTATTATTCGAGAGATGCTGAGGATGATGATGCGGAATAtagctgcttcttcttcttcttattgcAGCAGCAGGAGATGGAGAGGTATGCCTTGTCTTCACTCTAACTCCACTGTTGTTTTCGCCAACGATTACTTTGCTTTCCTTCACTGTCAACCTTCTAAATCAATCAAATCTACAAGAACCCAACTAGAGCAGCCAGTGAGAAACTCACCCAAAATCACAACTGTTGAGGATGCTTTCAATGTGTTTGATAGAATGCTTCAAATGCGTCCTCCGCCTTCAGTTGTTCGTTTCAATCAAATATTGGGTCAAGTTGCGAAATTGAAACATTATTCGGCCGTCATCTCCTTGTATTACCAAATGGATGTGTCGGGAATTGGACCTGATGTTTATACTCTAAACATTCTCATAAATTGTTGTTGTCATCTAAACAAAATGGGGTTTAGTTTATCTGTATTGGGAAAATTCTTCAAAGTTGGTCTTGAACCAAATGTCATTACTTTCAACATTCTGTTCAACGGCTTTCTTCTTGAGAATAGCGAGGCGGAGGCGGCAggaattttcaacaaaatgatTGCGGGAGGTAATTGTCAGCCTAGTGTGATTACTTATGGCACACTAGTAAAGGGCTTTTGCATGAAAGGTAACAATAGTGCTGCCATTCAGTTGCTTAGGAAGATGGAGGAAGGAGCTTGCAAGCCTGACCTAGTTGTCTATAACACAATCATCGACAGTCTTTGTAAGGATACACTAGTTGATGATGCATTAAACCTCTTCTCTGAAATGATGTGCAAGGGTTTTGCCCCAAATGTCATTACCTATACATCCTTGATTCATGGAGTTTGCAAATTAGGCGAGTGGAAAGAAGCTACAAGGTTGTTGAATGAAATGGTGAGTAAAAATATCTTTCCAAATGTGTTCACATTCAGCGTCTTGGTAGACACAATTTGTAAGGAGGGGATGGTCGTGGAAGCAGAAGGTGTGGTTGAAATGATGATTCAAAGAGGTATTGAACCTGATACGGTTACATACAGTTCACTCATGGATGGTTACTGTTTGCGAGGAGAAATGGACAAGGCACAACAAGTTTTCGAGCTAATGCTTAGCAAGGGCTCGATGGTTAATGTTGTTAGTTACAACACATTGATAAATGGATATTGTaagcataaaaaaatagatgagGCCATGATGCTTTTTCTGGATATGTCTCATAAGGGACTGGTTCCAAATACCATTACTTATAACACTCTTCTGCACGGCTTTTGCAAAACAGGCAGAATACAGGACGCACAAAAGTTGTTCTACGAGATGCAAGCTTGTGGCCAACTTCCAGATGTTCAaacttattatattttactGGATGGCCTGTGTGAAAACCGACAACTTTCTAGGGCAATGCAATTGTTTGGAGAGATGGAAGCGAAGAAGTTGgatattgatattgtgatTTACAGTATTCTTATTAAAGGTTTGTGCATAGCTGGAAAACTTGAATCTGCAAGGGATCTCTTTTGTGGTTTATCATCAAAAGGACTTCAACCTAGTGTCTGGACATACAATATAATGATTAATGGACTCTGTATCGGGGGCCTAACAAGTGAAGCGGAAAAGTTGCTGGTTGAAATGGAAGGGAAAGGCTGTTCTCCAGATGGTTGCACATATAACACAATTATCAGAGGGCTTATCAGTAACAAAGAGACATCAAGGGCGATGGTACTTATTCAAcaaatggtggagaagggtTTATCTGCAGATGCATCAACAATGGAGTTGATAGTTCAATTACTGTCGAAAGATGAAGTGGATCCTGCTTTGTTGCCGTTGATCAAAGAATCACTGTGA